A stretch of DNA from Mucilaginibacter daejeonensis:
AGTATCGAACGACCCATCACCCCAACTGATCCGCACAGTAGTGGCCTGTGAGAACCTCAACGTAAGTGTACTCACGTTGTTGGAATAGATATTCTCCGGGAAGTTATTACCCGTATGAAGTATCCTTAACGAGTAGATGCTACCCACTATCTTGTTATTGACATTGCGGGTCATCCACCCGTTAACGGCCCTCCTGATCGACATGCCTATTTTATTTTAAAAATGTAATTGTCAGCGATGGCCACATATAGCGCACCACTTGCCGGGTTAGCGAACTGACCCTCATAAAATATCTTGTTATTAGCAGGCGTGATGCTTGCCAAACCGCTTGATGGGAATGTGGTAGCGTTAAGCGCATTCGCCACATCAGTATCAACGTTCATGAACGGGATAATACCAGTAGAGGTATTGAGCGTACCGTCATCAACGACCGAAACGACACGTTCACCCGAGCCAATGAATGAAGGGTTGGTCTGAACTGTGAGTAGCGTTTTAGTCAAGCCGTTGATCCTTGCCCGTAAAGTATTAAGCGTGCTGTTATACCATACATCGCCGTTCGATGGTGTTCCAGGATCAGCTCCTGGTACAAGGTTCAATAAGCTGAAATTCCAACGGGTAGTAATGCTTTGCGCCTGCCCTTTTATCCAGGTAAACCAGTTTTTGATCCGTAATGGTGTAGCTGCATTGGTGTTATTAGCACCTGCTTGCATCTCCTCATCAGTAGTTATATTGACTGGGCCGGGAATGCCTTGTATGCCCTGAATCCCCTGGTCTCCTTTAGCACCTTGAATACCTTGATCTCCCTTTACCCCTTGTGCACCGGTCGCTCCTGTATCTCCCTTGACGCCTTGAATACCTTGTATGCCTTGGTCTCCTTTTG
This window harbors:
- a CDS encoding collagen-like protein, with translation MGAPLEIAGAHKRTEKGNVDEYYGGGSVAYASPAAACAFVPLAIREGKTVGVWENGEIVEYIWHMDTSNSGLVKKPVLGPPGSTGPKGDQGIQGPIGAKGDKGDPGVDGAQGPKGDQGVQGMQGPTGAKGDKGDPGVDGAQGPKGDQGIQGIQGVKGDTGATGAQGVKGDQGIQGAKGDQGIQGIQGIPGPVNITTDEEMQAGANNTNAATPLRIKNWFTWIKGQAQSITTRWNFSLLNLVPGADPGTPSNGDVWYNSTLNTLRARINGLTKTLLTVQTNPSFIGSGERVVSVVDDGTLNTSTGIIPFMNVDTDVANALNATTFPSSGLASITPANNKIFYEGQFANPASGALYVAIADNYIFKIK